The genomic interval TTGCATTGACTCGTAAACAGCGAAAAAATATGGCCAACGTTTTTATTTAGGCcacttattttatttcgccAACATCACAGATTGCTGCGACTAGTATATGAACATATTTAATGATGACCATGAAAACTGCTTAATCGGAAGAAtgaatatggatatatatgtatgtatatgttgccGCAGACTGGGAACCTCAACTGGATAATAAGCACAAAACATAAATACCCCGGGGAAATATGAAAAACCaaccaaaatatttgcacaaattcaaATGCTCAGTTGCTGGTGGCTTCCTTTTCTATCTtgcaataccctgtacccattgaaaAGAGGTAAAGAAAAAGTATATTGCTTAGCATCAATAGAATAGTCAATCTAACCTATTTTCTATTTGAACAGAAACCATGAGACCTTGAGACTTTAAAATTGGACTGTGTGTTATCCTATTGCCCGCTCAAATTGACTTAATTTTAGATCATCGAGAGCTTAATCTGTTTCTATTTATTTCCATATTAAGTTTACTTGTTTcgaaacatttttgttggctCTGGTatagcaaacaaaaaaccaaaaaaatgtaatattaaTCGGATTGAATGAACCATTAagaaataaagcatgcatgcCTCATAGCTGGGGTATCTCCAAGTCGTGCACCATCGACTGGAGCATcgtcacttttttttttgcgcaaaCAGCAGCATTTTTAATATAGCTGTCATTCTGTAGCCTCCTGCTTCCACCGAGTCACCCATTCAAGcaagatttttattgataataGCAACGACTATTTTTCGCATTTATAATATAGGGCCATATATTTTCATGAACACTAAATTATGAGGCGGCTTGCGGCTGAGTAGGCGCCTCTGGGGGCTCCTTTTCGTGTgctaaaattgataaaaacaattgaaaacaTTTCTATACACAtgcgcacaaatacaaacgcatgtctttaaatatatttctgtttCCTGGCCAAATTACGTAAAAGTGTTTTTCTCTTATGGAACATCTATGCAAATTATTGTGTTTGGATTTGTGCGAGGTGATGGGGGGGCCATGCAAATCCTCAGACATGACAGATATTCCTATGACTGCATCCTGCTTGGAGCCCGTGGAGTGTCTTAGCTATACCATCCGGCATAAGTATCCCAAACGGCTGGTCACCTACGATGCGGAGGCGCTATGCGAGTCACGACTTATACGCTACTCGGACCTGACCGAAAGCGTCATGGACATCATGAAGCCAGTctgccaaaagcagcagcagcagcagcaaaaaaaagaaaagggtAAGACTGGCAAGTCTGATGATAAGGTCCGGGAACTTATAAGAAAATCATGCAAGCCGCTAGGCCCCTGCGAAAAGTTAACGGAACAGCGACTACAGCAGCTGGAGCGTTGCGGCAAGGAGCTGCACCAAATAACAGTTAGTCGTCTGTGCGCGGGCGACGATCAGAGAACAAATCCCACCTGGGAGAGCCTAAAACCCATCCAGAAGTTCTGCTTCTATTGGCAGGCGTTAACTGGCCACGAGCTGCGGCCAACGCCCTACGAGAACTTCAAGGAAATCTTTATGAAGCGCTATGTGAAGGAATGCCCACAGGCCAGTGTGCGGCGCCTGCGCACCCTGGTGCAGCGCACCTGGCGGCGCATGAAGGGTGAGCAACGTGTGCCTTTTAATCTGTACGCGTTGCTCTACCATGTCAGCACCGGAGCTGTGGATCCCTTCGATCATTGTGCCGTGCGTGTGCTCTTGAATCGTTGGCGCTGACCTTGGAACATTTTCTTGGGCCTTTGGCTCGCTGTGGTTGCTTGCGGCCGCATTAAAGTGTCTGTCAGGCAGCTGaagaaaatttgattttgattttaatttcgcaattttatacaaaacaGATGCTGGACAATATAACCATATGCGATCTATTTTTATGCAGAGTTTCCACTTTTCACTTTGCCCGACTGAAGTGATAGCCCTCCCTCTTACCCTAGATAATCACATGTACGCTGACTCTTTTCAGCTGTTTTCATGAACTGTTCCATTTTTGCACTTGAACCACAATTGGGGAAATGTTACAAATCGAGGCGCCAAAATTATAATGGATCTCGAGCTCATTTCGCACATGTTTCAAGGCCGTCATTTGACATGACCTTGAGCTCTGTGTATAACGTATACGCCGTGGATTATCGTGTATTTATTGACATGTGGCATTGGACATGAAAGGCAGCTCAATAAATGGCTGCAGTTACTCAGAAAAATACAGCTGGAGATCAGCATCAG from Drosophila virilis strain 15010-1051.87 chromosome 2, Dvir_AGI_RSII-ME, whole genome shotgun sequence carries:
- the LOC6629486 gene encoding uncharacterized protein, translating into MEHLCKLLCLDLCEVMGGPCKSSDMTDIPMTASCLEPVECLSYTIRHKYPKRLVTYDAEALCESRLIRYSDLTESVMDIMKPVCQKQQQQQQKKEKGKTGKSDDKVRELIRKSCKPLGPCEKLTEQRLQQLERCGKELHQITVSRLCAGDDQRTNPTWESLKPIQKFCFYWQALTGHELRPTPYENFKEIFMKRYVKECPQASVRRLRTLVQRTWRRMKGEQRVPFNLYALLYHVSTGAVDPFDHCAVRVLLNRWR